One region of Cyanobium sp. M30B3 genomic DNA includes:
- a CDS encoding NAD-dependent epimerase/dehydratase family protein, translating to MKIFVLGGDGFCGWPCAVNLADQGHEVLIVDNLSRRKIDIDLAVESLTPIATMPDRLRAWEQTGGRPMGFVHLDIAHEYQRLLDLLLAERPDAVVHFAEQRAAPYSMKSSATKRYTVDNNVNGTHNLLAAIVESGLDIHIVHLGTMGVYGYGSHRGATIPEGYLKVEVPQPDGSRFEEEILHPASPGSVYHMTKTLDQLLFLYYNKNDQVRITDLHQGIVWGTNTEATERDPRLTNRFDYDGDYGTVLNRFLMQAAIGYPLTVHGTGGQTRAFIHIRDSVRCVQLALENPPSRGERVKIFNQMTESHQVGELARKVASLTGAEINYLPNPRNEAVENDLIVDNRCFIELGLNPTTLDDGLLAEVVDVARRWADRCDRSRIPCVSAWTSRQAQAIQAV from the coding sequence ATGAAGATCTTCGTTCTGGGTGGCGACGGCTTCTGCGGCTGGCCCTGCGCCGTGAACCTGGCCGATCAGGGCCATGAGGTGCTGATCGTTGACAACCTCAGCCGGCGCAAGATCGACATCGATCTGGCGGTGGAATCCCTCACGCCGATCGCCACCATGCCCGACCGGCTGCGGGCCTGGGAGCAGACCGGCGGCAGGCCGATGGGCTTCGTTCACCTGGACATCGCCCACGAATACCAGCGCCTGCTCGACCTGCTGCTGGCGGAGCGTCCCGATGCCGTGGTGCACTTCGCCGAGCAGCGCGCCGCGCCCTACTCGATGAAGAGCAGCGCCACCAAGCGCTACACCGTTGATAACAACGTCAACGGCACCCACAACCTGCTGGCCGCCATCGTGGAGAGCGGGCTCGACATTCATATCGTGCATCTGGGCACGATGGGGGTGTACGGCTACGGCTCCCACCGCGGGGCCACGATCCCGGAGGGCTACCTCAAGGTGGAGGTGCCCCAGCCGGATGGTTCCCGCTTCGAGGAGGAGATCCTGCACCCGGCCAGCCCGGGCAGCGTCTATCACATGACCAAGACGCTGGATCAGCTGCTCTTCCTCTACTACAACAAGAATGATCAGGTGCGCATCACCGATCTCCACCAGGGGATCGTGTGGGGCACCAACACCGAGGCCACCGAGCGCGACCCGCGCCTCACCAACCGCTTCGACTACGACGGTGACTACGGCACCGTGCTCAACCGCTTTCTGATGCAGGCGGCGATCGGCTACCCGCTCACGGTGCACGGCACCGGCGGCCAGACCCGCGCCTTCATCCACATCCGCGACTCCGTGCGCTGTGTGCAGCTGGCCCTGGAGAACCCACCCAGCCGGGGCGAGCGGGTGAAGATCTTCAACCAGATGACCGAGAGCCACCAGGTGGGCGAACTGGCCCGCAAGGTGGCCTCCCTCACCGGCGCCGAGATCAACTACCTGCCCAATCCCCGCAATGAGGCAGTGGAAAACGACCTGATCGTGGACAATCGCTGCTTCATCGAGCTGGGCCTCAATCCCACCACCCTCGATGATGGCCTGCTGGCCGAGGTGGTGGATGTGGCCCGCCGCTGGGCCGACCGCTGCGACCGCAGCCGCATCCCCTGCGTGTCGGCCTGGACCAGCAGGCAGGCCCAGGCCATCCAGGCCGTCTGA
- a CDS encoding glycosyltransferase family 1 protein has translation MKIAFFTETFLPKVDGIVTRLTKTVQHLVAGGDEVVVFCPEGAPDTYMGARVVGVPAMPLPLYPELKLALPRPAVAEALERFQPDLVHVVNPAVLGLGGIWLARTRGYPLVASYHTHLPKYLEHYGMGMLEPLLWELLKAAHNQARLNLCTSTAMVQELSEKGIQHTDLWQRGVDTELFRPELRQQATRDKLLGGHSDSGKLLLYIGRLSAEKQIERIRPVLEAIPDARLALVGDGPHRQQLEAHFRGLPATFVGYLAGEELASAYASGDAFVFPSSTETLGLVLLEAMAAGCPVVGANRGGIPDIVTDGVNGCLYEPDGKDGGAASLTAAVERLLGDPQQRQALRQAARAEAEHWGWAGATAQLRRFYTRLLEQDQPALAA, from the coding sequence TTGAAGATCGCCTTCTTCACCGAAACCTTCCTGCCCAAGGTGGACGGGATCGTGACCCGGCTCACCAAGACCGTGCAGCACCTGGTGGCAGGGGGCGATGAGGTGGTGGTGTTCTGTCCCGAGGGAGCACCGGACACCTACATGGGTGCACGGGTGGTGGGCGTGCCGGCCATGCCGCTGCCCCTCTACCCCGAGCTGAAACTGGCCCTGCCTCGCCCAGCCGTGGCCGAGGCCCTGGAGCGCTTTCAGCCCGACCTGGTGCACGTGGTGAACCCGGCCGTGCTCGGGCTGGGCGGCATCTGGCTGGCCAGGACCCGGGGCTATCCGCTGGTGGCCAGCTACCACACCCATCTGCCCAAGTACCTGGAGCACTACGGCATGGGCATGCTCGAGCCCCTGCTGTGGGAGCTGCTCAAGGCCGCCCACAACCAGGCCCGCCTCAACCTCTGCACCTCCACGGCCATGGTGCAGGAACTGAGCGAGAAGGGCATCCAGCACACCGACCTCTGGCAGCGGGGGGTGGACACCGAGCTGTTCCGGCCCGAGCTGCGGCAGCAGGCCACCCGCGACAAGCTGCTGGGCGGCCACAGCGACAGCGGCAAGCTGCTGCTCTACATCGGCCGGCTCTCGGCCGAAAAACAGATCGAGCGGATCCGGCCCGTGCTGGAGGCCATCCCCGATGCCCGCCTGGCCCTGGTGGGTGATGGCCCCCACCGCCAGCAACTGGAAGCCCATTTCCGTGGCCTGCCGGCCACCTTTGTGGGCTATCTGGCCGGTGAGGAGCTGGCCAGCGCCTACGCCAGTGGCGATGCCTTCGTGTTCCCGTCCAGCACCGAAACCCTGGGGCTGGTGCTGCTGGAAGCCATGGCCGCCGGCTGCCCGGTGGTGGGTGCCAACCGGGGCGGCATCCCCGACATCGTGACCGACGGCGTGAACGGCTGCCTCTACGAGCCGGACGGCAAGGACGGCGGGGCCGCCAGCCTCACGGCAGCGGTGGAGCGCTTGCTGGGAGATCCCCAGCAGCGCCAGGCCCTGCGCCAGGCCGCCCGGGCCGAAGCCGAGCACTGGGGATGGGCCGGGGCCACTGCCCAGCTGCGGCGCTTCTATACCCGCCTGCTCGAGCAGGACCAGCCAGCCCTGGCCGCCTGA
- a CDS encoding SpoIID/LytB domain-containing protein: MALLHSTLFRTACVLPVLLAGGCQAATPPLVPGLAPPDPLHWPVSAAPRVDPAQPVLWVALASRLRPPTPLQLTAAAGMVTLVTADGARYQAPQLALHWRQQPLDTPLRLRRQVLGPFASYESADEAAARWRQAGVAAVIAYPRDWEVWGPLDAPLPEGLGPARRLEQDLAERSVLELRRSSGPVLLEGPVTLEAPQGLRWQGGVFAGPFTLLPDAYGGWTLVEQVPLERYLQGVVPHEIGAGSPPVALAAQAVLARTWALRNIQRFAVDGYHLCADTQCQVYADPRHAGAAVRQAIASTRYQVLTWEGVPIHGVYHATNGGVSAGFQEVWSGAALPYLQPQVDGVAAVQARFPLPLPGGQLPALLAGREFHGADHPRFRWTRSLDAAQIRQSLQRLAPQLGTPQQVKVLERGPSGRVLALEIRDGSAQPVVLRLDAIRRNLTQLPSTLFVVAPQGPGRWSFVGGGFGHGAGLSQAGAIELARRGWTLRRILDHYYPGTQLQPLSALDAKALGGAP; encoded by the coding sequence GTGGCTCTTCTCCACTCCACGCTGTTCAGAACGGCCTGCGTGCTGCCCGTGCTCCTGGCGGGCGGCTGTCAGGCCGCCACCCCGCCCCTGGTGCCGGGCCTGGCTCCGCCGGACCCCCTGCACTGGCCCGTCAGCGCCGCTCCCCGGGTGGATCCGGCCCAGCCGGTGCTCTGGGTGGCCCTGGCCTCCCGCCTGCGGCCCCCGACGCCGTTGCAGCTCACCGCCGCCGCGGGGATGGTGACCCTGGTCACCGCCGACGGCGCCCGCTACCAGGCACCCCAGCTCGCGCTGCACTGGCGCCAGCAGCCGCTGGATACCCCCCTGCGCCTGCGGCGTCAGGTGCTGGGTCCCTTCGCCAGCTACGAGAGCGCCGACGAGGCGGCCGCCCGCTGGCGGCAGGCCGGGGTGGCAGCGGTGATCGCCTATCCGAGGGACTGGGAGGTGTGGGGACCTCTGGACGCTCCCCTGCCCGAGGGGCTTGGACCCGCGCGCCGGCTGGAGCAGGATCTGGCCGAGCGTTCGGTGCTGGAACTGCGCCGCTCCAGCGGACCAGTGCTGTTGGAGGGTCCCGTGACCCTGGAGGCTCCCCAGGGTCTGCGCTGGCAGGGTGGGGTGTTCGCCGGCCCGTTCACGCTCCTGCCGGACGCCTATGGCGGCTGGACCCTGGTGGAACAGGTGCCCCTGGAGCGGTACCTCCAGGGGGTGGTGCCCCATGAGATCGGCGCCGGTTCGCCGCCGGTGGCCCTTGCCGCCCAGGCGGTGCTGGCCCGCACCTGGGCGCTGCGCAACATCCAGCGCTTCGCGGTGGACGGCTACCACCTCTGTGCCGATACCCAGTGCCAGGTGTACGCCGATCCGCGCCACGCCGGTGCCGCGGTGCGCCAGGCCATCGCCAGCACCCGCTATCAGGTGCTCACCTGGGAGGGAGTGCCGATCCACGGGGTGTACCACGCCACCAATGGCGGGGTCTCCGCCGGCTTCCAGGAGGTGTGGAGCGGGGCGGCCCTGCCTTACCTGCAGCCCCAGGTCGATGGGGTCGCTGCCGTGCAGGCGCGCTTCCCGTTGCCACTGCCAGGCGGTCAGCTGCCCGCGTTGCTGGCCGGCAGGGAGTTCCATGGTGCCGACCATCCCCGCTTCCGCTGGACCCGAAGCCTGGACGCTGCCCAGATCCGCCAGTCCCTGCAGCGGCTGGCACCCCAGCTGGGAACGCCCCAGCAGGTGAAGGTGCTGGAGCGGGGCCCCAGTGGCCGGGTGCTGGCGCTGGAGATCCGCGATGGCAGCGCGCAGCCCGTGGTGCTGCGCCTGGATGCGATCCGCCGCAACCTCACCCAGCTGCCCAGCACCCTGTTCGTGGTGGCGCCCCAGGGCCCCGGCCGCTGGAGCTTCGTGGGCGGGGGCTTCGGCCACGGTGCCGGCCTGTCCCAGGCGGGGGCCATCGAGCTGGCCCGGCGCGGCTGGACTCTGCGGAGGATCCTGGATCACTATTACCCCGGTACCCAGCTCCAGCCCCTCTCGGCCCTGGATGCCAAGGCCCTGGGAGGTGCCCCTTAG
- the mrdA gene encoding penicillin-binding protein 2, with protein MGLAAGARHSGMGRQPAWLLCVVLLFSGAMVLRLAWLQLHQGAENRQRADENRIRLVPRNPIRGRLLDRQGRVLASSRLTYNLYIQPRQVSEQSWPGLRDRLATLLAIPAARLDQQRRQGDNSTGFRIQLAEGLKPDQVLRFREQAGNLQGAEVDVDVLRHYPHGRLGAHVLGYTSGITEEEYDRLREHGYRIRDRVGRSGVEKAFEAHLRGEWGGQQVEVNAAGDVQRVLGEKPASAGKDLRLTLDLPLQQAAERALDGVRKGAIVAMDAQTGAIRALASRPTYDPNLFSPAPSLSQWRDLNSPDAPLLNRALQGFPPASTFKIVTSIAALESGKYAPDSKELTTASFCYAGLCYRDHVSMGSIGFPLALALSSNSFFYRAALKMGPDPLFKAARQLGFGSPTGLELEEEESAGLLGDQAWKKSVLGESWTAVDTITASIGQGAVLVTPLQMARMYAAVANGGWLVTPHLVERAPQRRWIGFQPQTLATVRQGLRKAVQEGTAKALNESGLPPAAGKTGTAEDPPRPVHAWFGGYAPADQAQLVVIALGENSGGYGGTVAAPMAKTLMRTWFRPQP; from the coding sequence ATGGGCCTGGCAGCGGGTGCCCGGCACAGCGGCATGGGCCGGCAGCCCGCCTGGCTGCTGTGTGTGGTGCTGCTGTTCAGTGGCGCGATGGTGCTGCGCCTGGCCTGGTTGCAACTGCATCAGGGCGCTGAAAACCGCCAGCGGGCCGATGAGAACCGGATCCGCCTGGTGCCGCGCAACCCGATCCGCGGCCGCCTGCTCGACCGTCAGGGTCGGGTGCTGGCCTCCAGTCGTCTCACCTACAACCTCTACATCCAGCCCCGCCAGGTGAGCGAGCAGAGCTGGCCAGGCCTGCGTGATCGCCTGGCCACCCTGCTCGCCATCCCCGCTGCCCGGCTGGACCAGCAGCGCCGTCAGGGGGATAACAGCACCGGCTTCCGCATCCAGCTGGCCGAAGGGCTCAAGCCCGATCAGGTGCTGCGCTTCCGGGAGCAGGCCGGCAATCTCCAGGGGGCGGAGGTGGATGTGGATGTGCTCCGCCACTATCCCCATGGCCGCCTGGGTGCCCACGTGCTGGGCTACACCAGCGGCATCACTGAGGAGGAGTACGACCGTCTGCGGGAGCACGGCTACCGCATCCGCGACCGGGTGGGGCGCAGCGGGGTGGAGAAGGCCTTTGAGGCCCATCTGCGCGGCGAGTGGGGCGGCCAGCAGGTGGAGGTGAACGCGGCCGGCGATGTGCAGCGGGTTCTCGGCGAGAAGCCCGCCAGCGCCGGTAAGGACCTGCGGCTCACCCTGGACCTGCCGCTGCAGCAGGCCGCCGAGCGCGCCCTCGATGGCGTGCGCAAGGGGGCGATCGTGGCCATGGATGCCCAGACCGGGGCGATCCGGGCCCTGGCCAGCCGTCCCACCTACGACCCCAATCTGTTCTCGCCAGCCCCCAGTCTCAGCCAGTGGCGGGACCTGAATTCCCCGGATGCCCCCCTGCTCAATCGCGCCCTGCAGGGCTTTCCACCCGCCAGCACCTTCAAGATCGTCACCAGCATCGCCGCCCTGGAATCGGGGAAGTACGCCCCCGATTCCAAAGAGCTCACCACGGCCAGTTTCTGCTACGCGGGGCTCTGCTATCGCGACCACGTGAGCATGGGATCCATCGGTTTCCCCTTGGCCCTGGCGCTGAGCAGCAACAGCTTTTTCTATCGCGCCGCCCTGAAGATGGGGCCCGATCCGCTGTTCAAGGCGGCCCGCCAGCTGGGCTTTGGCAGTCCCACCGGCCTGGAGCTGGAGGAGGAGGAGAGTGCAGGCCTGCTGGGCGATCAGGCCTGGAAGAAGAGCGTGCTGGGCGAGTCCTGGACCGCCGTTGACACGATCACCGCCTCGATCGGCCAGGGGGCCGTGCTGGTCACGCCCCTGCAGATGGCCCGCATGTACGCGGCGGTGGCCAATGGAGGCTGGCTGGTGACCCCGCACCTGGTGGAGCGGGCCCCACAGCGCCGGTGGATCGGCTTCCAGCCGCAAACCCTGGCCACTGTGCGGCAGGGTTTGCGCAAGGCCGTGCAGGAGGGTACCGCCAAGGCCCTCAATGAGTCCGGCCTGCCGCCGGCAGCGGGCAAGACCGGGACGGCCGAGGATCCGCCGCGGCCCGTGCATGCCTGGTTCGGCGGCTATGCCCCAGCCGACCAGGCCCAGCTGGTGGTGATCGCCCTTGGGGAGAATTCCGGCGGCTACGGGGGCACGGTGGCCGCTCCGATGGCCAAGACGCTGATGCGTACCTGGTTCCGGCCGCAGCCTTGA
- a CDS encoding ssl1498 family light-harvesting-like protein, translating into MQVTQEDGGKLNAFAREPRMVVMAAGERSSQSSSVLLIGGALLVAVLIAVSAGISH; encoded by the coding sequence ATGCAGGTCACCCAGGAAGACGGCGGCAAATTGAACGCCTTCGCTCGAGAGCCCCGGATGGTGGTGATGGCAGCAGGTGAGCGCTCCAGCCAGAGCAGCAGTGTGCTGCTGATCGGTGGTGCCCTGCTGGTGGCCGTGCTGATCGCCGTGTCGGCCGGAATCAGCCACTGA
- the rpmI gene encoding 50S ribosomal protein L35, whose product MPKLKSRKAAAKRFKATGSGKFMRRRAFRSHLLDHKSPKRKRYLGTMAVVDERDADNVSAMLPYA is encoded by the coding sequence ATGCCGAAGCTCAAGTCCCGCAAAGCAGCCGCCAAGCGGTTCAAGGCCACGGGCAGCGGCAAATTCATGCGCCGTCGGGCTTTCCGCAGCCACCTGCTCGATCACAAGAGCCCCAAGCGCAAGCGCTACCTGGGCACCATGGCCGTCGTTGACGAGCGCGATGCCGACAACGTCAGCGCCATGCTCCCCTACGCCTGA
- the rplT gene encoding 50S ribosomal protein L20 has product MARVKRGNVARKRRNKILRLARGFRGGNGSLFRTANQRVMKALCNAYRDRRRRKRDFRRLWIARINAAARLNGMSYSKLMGGLKRADVRLNRKMLAQLAVVDPGSFTSVAGAARS; this is encoded by the coding sequence ATGGCCCGCGTCAAGAGGGGCAACGTCGCCCGCAAACGCCGTAACAAGATCCTGCGCCTGGCCCGCGGCTTCCGCGGCGGCAATGGCTCCCTGTTCCGCACCGCCAACCAGCGGGTGATGAAGGCGCTCTGCAACGCCTACCGCGACCGCCGTCGCCGCAAGCGGGACTTCCGGCGGCTGTGGATCGCCCGGATCAACGCCGCTGCCCGGCTCAACGGCATGAGCTACAGCAAGCTGATGGGCGGCCTGAAGCGAGCGGATGTCCGCCTGAACCGCAAGATGCTGGCCCAGCTGGCCGTGGTGGACCCTGGCAGCTTCACGAGCGTGGCGGGCGCAGCCCGCTCCTGA
- a CDS encoding thiazole synthase, which translates to MAPAPASTPGTPAGADPLVIAGRSFRSRLMTGTGKYPSLQAMQASIAASACEIVTVAVRRVQSQAAGHQGLMEAIDWSRIWMLPNTAGCATAEEAIRVARLGRELAKLAGQEDNTFIKLEVIPDTRHLLPDPIGTLEAAEQLVKEGFTVLPYINADPLLARRLEQAGCATVMPLGSPIGSGQGIRNAANIALIIENATVPVVVDAGIGVPSEAAQAMEMGADALLINSAIALAGNPAAMARAMAQACQAGRAALQAGRLPVRSQASASSPLDGRVGGQAP; encoded by the coding sequence CTGGCCCCTGCTCCCGCCAGCACCCCAGGCACTCCCGCTGGCGCCGACCCCCTGGTGATCGCCGGCCGCAGCTTCCGCAGCCGGCTGATGACCGGCACCGGCAAATACCCGAGCCTGCAGGCGATGCAGGCCAGCATCGCCGCCAGCGCCTGCGAGATCGTGACCGTGGCGGTGCGGCGCGTGCAGAGCCAGGCCGCCGGCCACCAGGGGCTGATGGAGGCGATCGACTGGTCGCGGATCTGGATGCTGCCCAACACCGCCGGTTGCGCCACCGCCGAGGAGGCCATTCGGGTGGCGCGGCTGGGGCGGGAGCTGGCCAAGCTGGCCGGCCAGGAGGACAACACCTTCATCAAGCTCGAAGTGATTCCGGACACCCGCCACCTGCTGCCCGATCCGATCGGCACCCTGGAGGCGGCCGAGCAGCTGGTGAAGGAGGGCTTCACGGTGCTGCCCTACATCAATGCCGATCCGCTGCTGGCCAGGCGGCTGGAGCAGGCGGGCTGCGCCACGGTGATGCCGCTGGGCTCGCCGATCGGCTCGGGCCAGGGCATCCGCAACGCCGCCAACATCGCCCTGATCATCGAGAACGCCACGGTGCCGGTGGTGGTGGACGCGGGCATCGGCGTGCCGAGCGAGGCCGCCCAGGCGATGGAAATGGGAGCGGACGCCCTGCTGATCAACAGCGCCATCGCCCTGGCCGGCAATCCCGCCGCCATGGCTCGCGCCATGGCCCAGGCCTGCCAGGCCGGGCGCGCCGCCCTTCAGGCCGGGCGCCTGCCGGTGCGGTCCCAGGCCAGTGCCAGTTCCCCCCTGGACGGTCGGGTCGGCGGCCAGGCCCCATGA
- a CDS encoding glycosyltransferase family 2 protein, with protein MAGIGPATDHPPTSAQVVSASQRRRGKSALFLVACGVAGLGPHWLEPGLRLMPASALALLLGGYSIRTVLVPALSRNRGSARPDSAAFAPAQGGPVPPTPAVNPAVDVVVAARDEQAVIGRLVEGIAQLRYPSGALRLWVIDDGSSDRTPQVLAELQADHPFLRVLRREPDAGGGKSGALNLALQHVEAPWMLVLDADADLQPDTLERLMPLVEQGGWAALQLRKAVANPDANWLTRAQAMEMALDTVVQEGRLSVGGVVELRGNGQLLRRSALEQVGGFNEDTVTDDLDLSFRLLLHRQPLAVVWDPPVSEEAVLGLPALWRQRQRWAEGGLQRFFDYAPGLLSDRLSPGCKLDLLCFFLLQYVLPVVAVADLLGALITRSLPTIWPLSFVAFGLSGISILQGCRRGGEGPQLPRMHPANLLLGILYLGHWFLVIPYTTLRMALLPKRLVWAKTLHLGEDPATA; from the coding sequence ATGGCCGGGATTGGTCCTGCCACCGATCACCCCCCGACCAGTGCCCAGGTGGTGAGTGCCAGCCAGCGCAGGCGCGGCAAATCGGCCCTGTTTCTGGTGGCCTGCGGGGTGGCTGGGCTCGGCCCCCACTGGCTGGAGCCCGGCCTGCGGTTGATGCCCGCCAGTGCCCTCGCCCTGCTGCTGGGTGGTTACAGCATTCGCACCGTTCTGGTGCCTGCCCTCAGCCGCAACAGGGGGTCTGCCCGGCCGGACAGTGCGGCCTTCGCCCCTGCGCAGGGTGGGCCCGTGCCCCCCACCCCGGCCGTGAATCCCGCCGTGGATGTGGTGGTGGCTGCCCGGGATGAGCAGGCGGTGATCGGCCGGCTGGTGGAGGGCATCGCCCAGCTGCGCTATCCCAGCGGGGCCCTGCGCCTCTGGGTGATCGATGACGGCAGCAGTGACCGCACGCCCCAGGTGCTGGCCGAGCTGCAGGCGGACCATCCCTTTCTGAGGGTGCTGCGGCGTGAGCCCGATGCCGGTGGCGGCAAGTCGGGGGCCCTCAACCTGGCCCTGCAACATGTTGAAGCTCCCTGGATGCTGGTGCTGGATGCCGATGCCGATCTCCAGCCCGACACCCTGGAGCGCCTGATGCCCCTGGTCGAACAGGGGGGCTGGGCGGCCCTGCAGCTGCGCAAGGCAGTGGCCAATCCCGATGCCAACTGGCTCACGCGGGCCCAGGCGATGGAGATGGCGCTGGACACGGTGGTGCAGGAGGGACGGCTGAGCGTGGGCGGTGTGGTGGAGCTGCGGGGCAATGGACAGTTGCTGCGCCGCAGTGCCCTGGAGCAGGTGGGGGGCTTCAACGAGGACACGGTCACCGACGATCTCGATCTCAGCTTCCGCCTGCTGCTTCACCGGCAACCCCTGGCCGTGGTGTGGGATCCACCGGTGAGCGAAGAAGCCGTGCTGGGCCTTCCGGCCCTGTGGCGCCAGCGCCAGCGCTGGGCCGAGGGGGGCCTGCAGCGCTTCTTCGACTATGCCCCAGGGTTGCTCTCCGACCGGCTCAGCCCGGGCTGCAAGCTGGATCTGCTCTGCTTCTTCCTGCTCCAGTACGTGCTGCCGGTGGTGGCGGTGGCCGATCTCCTCGGGGCCCTGATCACCCGCAGCCTGCCCACGATCTGGCCCCTCTCGTTCGTGGCCTTCGGCCTCTCGGGGATCTCGATCCTGCAGGGGTGTCGCCGCGGCGGTGAGGGCCCCCAGCTGCCCAGGATGCACCCCGCCAACCTGCTCCTGGGCATCCTCTACCTGGGCCATTGGTTCCTGGTGATTCCCTACACCACCCTGCGCATGGCGCTGTTGCCCAAGCGGCTGGTGTGGGCCAAGACGCTCCACCTCGGCGAGGATCCGGCCACTGCCTGA
- a CDS encoding tetratricopeptide repeat protein, translating to MDNLLPQAYLFGLVAILFVVAVLVGRQIWRVRRDELALARLDRPGESSPGDAASLYELASVQLRKRLYGQAVDNLKRALKLAEASNEPGEARALIQNALGFGLAAQNNYKAAVRHYRSALAAKADYPVALNNLAFALEKQSKLDEAKEAYQQVLALDGSNKTARRRLQRLERTLGISPGAKLPGSEGKVN from the coding sequence TTGGACAACCTCCTGCCCCAGGCCTACCTGTTCGGGCTGGTCGCGATTCTGTTTGTGGTCGCCGTGCTGGTGGGCCGACAGATCTGGCGCGTACGGCGTGATGAGCTGGCCCTGGCCCGCCTTGACCGGCCAGGGGAGAGCTCGCCCGGCGATGCCGCCAGCCTCTATGAACTGGCCTCCGTCCAGCTGCGCAAACGGCTCTACGGCCAGGCCGTCGACAACCTGAAGCGGGCCCTGAAGCTGGCCGAAGCCAGCAACGAGCCGGGCGAAGCCCGGGCGCTGATCCAGAACGCCCTGGGCTTTGGACTGGCGGCCCAGAACAACTACAAGGCAGCGGTGCGTCACTACCGTTCAGCGCTGGCCGCCAAGGCCGACTACCCGGTGGCCCTCAATAACCTGGCCTTCGCCCTCGAAAAGCAGAGCAAGCTGGATGAGGCCAAGGAGGCCTATCAACAGGTCCTGGCCCTCGACGGCAGCAACAAAACCGCCCGCAGGCGCCTGCAGCGGCTGGAACGCACCCTGGGCATCAGCCCTGGAGCCAAGCTGCCAGGGTCAGAGGGGAAGGTGAACTGA
- a CDS encoding lecithin retinol acyltransferase family protein translates to MAAADHLQVPRQHGLFNHHGIDLGDGTVAHYLEGREILRSPLPEFSRDQPLSVVAYPEGSCSPTGVTLRRAMGRLGEQDYNLLFNNCEHFAHWCKTGRHRSSQVEEWLHTGSLGALAFGQWLPAAVLSGARLLLRQGVRLDALRIDREQLEQGVDLARRSMEQLEGLRQTLQAKLDEELGRAEARWGEGQFEALRRAAQKLADQLAEVEDLEAAMDQRLQGLLGAAEGSGDRHDQDTGTP, encoded by the coding sequence TTGGCCGCCGCCGATCACCTGCAGGTTCCGCGCCAGCACGGTCTGTTCAACCACCACGGCATCGACCTGGGCGACGGCACCGTGGCCCACTACCTGGAGGGCCGGGAGATCCTGCGCAGCCCCCTGCCGGAGTTCAGCCGCGACCAGCCCCTGAGCGTGGTCGCCTACCCCGAGGGCAGTTGCTCGCCCACGGGGGTGACCCTGCGGCGGGCCATGGGCCGGCTGGGGGAGCAGGACTACAACCTGCTGTTCAACAACTGCGAGCATTTCGCCCACTGGTGCAAGACGGGACGCCATCGCAGCAGCCAGGTGGAGGAGTGGCTGCACACCGGCAGCCTGGGGGCCCTGGCCTTCGGCCAGTGGCTGCCGGCGGCCGTGCTGAGCGGCGCCAGGCTGCTGCTGCGCCAGGGCGTGCGCCTCGATGCCCTGCGCATCGACCGGGAGCAACTGGAGCAGGGCGTGGATCTGGCCCGCCGCAGCATGGAGCAGCTCGAGGGCCTGCGCCAGACCCTGCAGGCGAAGCTGGATGAGGAACTGGGGCGGGCGGAAGCCCGCTGGGGGGAAGGGCAGTTCGAGGCACTGCGCCGAGCGGCCCAGAAACTGGCCGATCAGCTGGCGGAAGTGGAAGACCTGGAAGCCGCCATGGATCAGCGCCTGCAGGGTCTGCTCGGGGCGGCGGAAGGGAGCGGCGACCGGCACGATCAAGACACGGGTACGCCCTGA